One stretch of Arachis hypogaea cultivar Tifrunner chromosome 20, arahy.Tifrunner.gnm2.J5K5, whole genome shotgun sequence DNA includes these proteins:
- the LOC140183230 gene encoding uncharacterized protein has product MPEVSENTPNPVDFMAALGNMAAAIQVTAEALGNQINNGNNSNNGDNGPMSLSSFLKVNPPTFRGTSNPTDADNWIQAIERALQAQQVLDEYWVEFGTYQLHGEAQHWFGTGVCYSCGQPGHLANNCPEKKRYETGRVQQPRRVYTTSSVGAEGSETLIRGNYEMADKTLNALLDSGATHSFIAFEKADELGLKIVVLGYDLKVYNATHEAMVTRLRCPQVPFRIEQRDFVHNLICLPMTGLDLILGLNWLSKNHVLLDCSTKIVCFMPEDIEGPVVVNNYYMNSMTSLEQISVVCEFSEVFPDDIEEFSPNQEVEFAIELVPGAGPISSALYRMSPLEMAELKSQLEDLLVMSFGLTNAPAIFIDYMNRIFHPYLDKFVVVFIDDILIYSKTEDEHAEHLRTVLQILKDRKLHAKLSMCEFWKSEVKFLSHVLALPLTKLTRKDVPFEWTPECEESFLALKQRLTTAPVLVLPEPREPFEVYCDASLKGLGWVLMQHHKVVAYASCQLRPHERNYPTHDLELATVVFALKIWRHYLYGVKFQVFSDHKSLKYLFEQKELNMRQRRWMELLKDYDFELNYHPGKANVVADALSRKSLCAAWMMLREEQLLKAFQGLKLEIRKEFGTLCISQL; this is encoded by the exons ATGCCTGAAGTGTCAGAGAATACTCCTAACCCTGTAGACTTCATGGCTGCTTTAGGCAATATGGCAGCAGCAATACAAGTGACAGCTGAAGCCTTgggaaatcaaattaataatggaAACAATAGTAATAATGGCGATAATGGTCCAATGTCACTTTCCTCCTTCCTGAAGGTTAACCCTCCGACCTTCAGAGGAACCTCAAACCCTACTGATGCGGATAACTGGATACAAGCTATTGAGCGGGCATTACAGGCTCAGCAGGTTCTTGATGAATATTGGGTTGAGTTTGGAACGTACCAGCTGCATGGTGAAGCTCAGCATTG GTTTGGGACTGGAGTCTGTTATTCCTGTGGACAGCCTGGACACTTGGCTAACAACTGCCCAGAGAAGAAGAGGTATGAGACAGGCAGAGTGCAGCAACCAAGGAGAGTATATACTACTTCTTCAGTAGGTGCTGAGGGATCAGAGACATTGATCAGAGGTAACTATGAGATGGCGGATAAAACTTTGAATGCTTTGCTTGATTCTGGAGCTACacattcttttattgcatttgagaaggctgatgagttaggattgaaaatAGTAGTCCTGGGGTATGATTTAAAGGTGTATAATGCCACCCACGAGGCTATGGTGACTAGGTTAAGGTGCCCCCAAGTTCCCTTTCGAATAGAACAGCGTGACTTCGTGCATAACTTAATTTGTTTGccgatgactggtcttgatcttatTCTGGGATTGAACTGGTTATCCAAGAACCATGTTCTACTcgattgctctacaaaaatagtgTGTTTTATGCCTGAAGACATagaagggccggttgtggtgaataactACTACATGAATTCCATGACA AGCTTGGAACAAATTTCGGTGGTGTGTGAGTTTTCGGAGGTATTTCCCGATGACATTGAAGAATTTTCACCTAACCAGgaagttgagtttgctattgagttggtgcctggagcTGGACCAATCTCGAGTGCTCTTTATAGGATGTCACCTCTAGAAATGGCCGAATTGAAGTCTCAACTggaggatctgttgg TGATGTCCTTCGGATTGACTAATGCTCCGGCGATATTCATAGATTACATGAATAGGATTTTCCATCCATATCTGGATAAGTTTGTTGTAGTGTTTATCGACGACATTCTTATCTACTCTAAGACAGAGGATGAGCATGCAGAGCACTTGCGAACAGTGCTGCAAATCCTGAAGGATAGGAAGTTGCATGCCAAGCTATCCAtgtgtgagttctggaagtctGAAGTGAAATTTCTTAGTCATGTG CTCGCTTTGCCTTTGACCAAGCTGACCAGGAAGGATGTTCCTTTTgaatggactcctgagtgcgaggagagtttCCTTGCGTTGAAGCAGaggttgactactgcacctgtatTGGTGTTGCCTGAACCAAGAGAACCATTTGAGGTATACTGTGATGCATCCTTGAAGGGTTTAGGATGGGTGTTAATGCAGCATCATAAAGTTGTAGCTTATGCCTCATGTCAGTTAAGGCCACATGAAAGAAACTATCCAACTCATGATTTGGAACTCGCTACCGTGGTGtttgctttgaagatttggaggcactatcTCTATGGTGTGAAATTTCAAGTTTTCTCGGACCATAAAAGCTTGAAGTACCTATTTGAAcaaaaagagttgaatatgcgtcagaggaggtggatggaactcCTAAAGGACTATGACTTCGAGCTGAactaccatccgggaaaggcgaatgtggtGGCAGATGCCTTGAGTAGAAAATCTCTATGTGCCGCTTGGATGATGCTAAGAGAGGAACAATTGCTAAAAGCCTTCCAAGGATTGAAACTGGAAATCAGAAAAGAGTTTGGGACTTTATGCATAAGTCAGTTATAG